One window of Chryseobacterium indologenes genomic DNA carries:
- a CDS encoding right-handed parallel beta-helix repeat-containing protein, translating to MDISSSVNLLKNKAFKVVDILPPNYKKDGSEDYTIYLQKAIDENTIVLLPNFPLLVNDKGIKLNNNSVLLFDSSSQIKLKPTDKGGYAIISINNKKNVSIYDAKIIGDRNEHLGTKGEWGMGISINDAVDVKIYNAVIKNCWGDGIYLGGKSFSTNVNIIGGLIDNNRRNGISIIGGDNILLQNLVISNSNGANPQTGIDLEPNTQQNKTLNVTLKSILTFNNKLNGLSFYLDNLKGDMQSNNVQILVDNYKDLYSTNGMSYSNRKSQTKKSLNGNIMLNNIDLKYNVKPFRYLYNNSSLDNINLKVNDFKSDHKDNKGIVTDLQKFSQQKIKYNQ from the coding sequence ATGGATATTTCTTCATCAGTAAATCTTCTTAAAAATAAAGCTTTTAAAGTTGTTGATATTCTTCCTCCAAATTACAAGAAAGATGGTTCTGAAGATTACACAATATATCTGCAGAAAGCAATAGACGAAAATACAATTGTATTATTACCAAATTTTCCTCTTTTAGTAAATGATAAAGGGATAAAACTTAACAATAATTCAGTTTTGTTGTTTGACAGTAGTTCTCAAATTAAGTTAAAGCCGACTGATAAAGGGGGGTATGCAATTATAAGTATTAATAATAAAAAAAATGTAAGCATATATGATGCAAAAATTATAGGTGATAGAAATGAACATTTAGGAACAAAAGGTGAATGGGGGATGGGTATCAGCATCAATGATGCCGTTGATGTTAAAATATATAATGCTGTCATTAAAAATTGCTGGGGCGATGGGATTTATTTAGGAGGTAAGAGTTTTTCAACTAATGTTAATATTATTGGTGGTCTCATTGATAATAATAGGAGAAATGGAATTTCAATTATAGGTGGTGATAATATATTATTACAAAATTTAGTGATTTCTAACTCGAACGGGGCAAACCCTCAAACAGGGATTGATCTTGAACCTAATACTCAACAGAATAAGACACTAAATGTTACATTAAAATCAATCCTAACATTTAATAATAAATTGAACGGATTGTCCTTTTATTTAGATAATTTGAAGGGTGATATGCAATCCAACAATGTCCAAATTTTAGTTGACAATTATAAAGATTTATATTCTACAAATGGAATGTCTTATTCCAATCGAAAATCACAAACAAAAAAATCTTTAAATGGGAATATTATGCTTAATAATATTGATTTAAAGTACAATGTGAAACCCTTTAGGTATTTATATAATAATTCATCTTTAGATAATATTAATTTAAAGGTAAATGATTTCAAATCTGACCATAAAGATAATAAAGGGATCGTAACTGATTTACAAAAGTTTTCACAGCAAAAGATAAAATATAATCAATAA
- a CDS encoding glycosyltransferase family 4 protein, whose translation MEELKTKLVRITTVPLSLKILLKGQHRFMSEHFDVIGVSSPGKELDEVKKDEEIDVIAIDMSRKITPLKDIKSLWSTYRFLRKEKPQIVHTHTPKAGIVGMLAAKMAGVPHRLHTVAGLPLMEVTGVKRQVLDFVEKLTYASATQVYPNSKGLSDYIIERKYTNKYKLKVIGNGSSNGIDTSFFSPEQVSEDQKTLLKQQLKIKDTDFVFVFVGRLVGDKGINELIKAFFALNRQENQQRSKLLLVGPLEQELDPLYPETLNEIENNPNIVSVGFQKDVRPYFAISDALVFPSYREGFPNVVMQAGAMELPSIVSDINGCNEIIVENENGVIVPVKDSESLREEMEKMILDRDYYQKLKKNARPMIEDRFEQSVIWNAILSEYRKLIKESEFRA comes from the coding sequence ATGGAAGAGTTGAAAACTAAATTGGTACGGATTACAACAGTGCCGCTTTCTTTAAAAATTCTACTGAAAGGGCAGCATCGGTTTATGTCAGAACATTTTGATGTAATAGGCGTTTCATCACCAGGTAAGGAGCTGGATGAAGTGAAAAAAGATGAAGAAATAGATGTAATAGCGATTGATATGTCCCGTAAGATTACTCCTCTTAAAGACATCAAATCTTTGTGGAGTACTTATCGATTTTTAAGAAAGGAGAAACCACAAATTGTTCATACCCATACCCCTAAAGCTGGTATTGTAGGTATGTTGGCCGCAAAAATGGCAGGAGTTCCTCATCGGCTGCATACAGTAGCAGGTTTACCATTGATGGAGGTAACAGGGGTGAAACGTCAGGTTTTAGATTTTGTCGAAAAATTAACCTATGCTTCTGCAACCCAGGTGTACCCAAATTCAAAAGGGTTGTCTGATTATATCATTGAGCGCAAATATACAAATAAGTATAAGCTTAAAGTAATCGGAAATGGTTCATCAAACGGAATTGATACTTCATTCTTTTCACCCGAACAAGTTTCGGAAGATCAGAAAACTCTTCTAAAACAACAATTGAAAATAAAAGACACAGATTTTGTTTTTGTCTTTGTTGGACGTTTAGTGGGAGACAAAGGAATTAATGAACTGATAAAGGCGTTTTTTGCTTTAAATAGGCAAGAAAATCAGCAGCGTTCAAAATTATTGCTGGTAGGTCCTCTGGAACAGGAGCTAGACCCGTTATATCCGGAAACATTAAATGAAATAGAAAATAACCCGAATATTGTCTCTGTAGGTTTTCAGAAAGATGTTCGTCCTTATTTTGCGATTTCTGATGCCCTGGTTTTTCCAAGCTATCGCGAGGGCTTCCCTAATGTAGTAATGCAAGCCGGAGCAATGGAATTGCCAAGTATAGTTTCTGATATCAATGGATGCAATGAAATCATTGTAGAAAACGAGAATGGAGTAATTGTTCCTGTAAAAGACAGCGAAAGTCTTAGAGAGGAAATGGAGAAAATGATCTTAGACAGAGATTATTATCAGAAATTAAAAAAGAATGCGCGACCGATGATTGAAGATCGATTCGAGCAGTCTGTGATTTGGAACGCTATATTAAGCGAATACAGGAAACTGATTAAAGAAAGTGAATTTCGTGCTTAA